From a single Mustelus asterias unplaced genomic scaffold, sMusAst1.hap1.1 HAP1_SCAFFOLD_85, whole genome shotgun sequence genomic region:
- the LOC144483949 gene encoding uncharacterized protein LOC144483949 — protein sequence MLTRQRARNSESSFTCSVCGKKFMCSSNLLAHQLDHIIQKPLQSSDSGQSIETSEKQAQHQLLHTDERPFSCSHCGKRFSQSSRLAEHQLLHTHERPFSCSHCGESFSDSVHLTEHQQVHTKDRPFSCSQCGKRFTQSSHCTVHQQIHFQKRHFKCFKCEKTFKRRISLLRHQGTHTGERPYVCPVCGKAFTCLQHLLSHRPIHTGEKAFSCSVCGKAFTESSSLRRHRRIHTGEKPFSCSICGKRFAQFSSCNQHQHIHSDKRPFQCSECNKTFKRSDDLLKHKRIHTGERPFLCSVCGKGFAQSSGLLRHQRIHTGEKPFTCSVCGKGFTDSSYMLKHQRAHTATEPFTCSLCGKGFTDPSRLQRHQRVHTGAKPFNCSMCGKGFNQYYSLLKHRRLHV from the coding sequence atgctgacacgacagcgagctcgcaatagtgagagttcattcacctgctccgtgtgtgggaagaaattcatgtgttcgtccaacctgctggctcaccaactcgatcacattattcagaagcctcttcaaagctctgactctgggcaaagcattgaaacctctgagaaacaggcccaacaccagctccttcacactgacgagagaccgttcagctgctcccactgcgggaagaggttcagccagtcctcccgccttgcagagcaccagctccttcacacacacgagagaccgttcagctgctctcactgtggagAGTCATTCAGCGactcagtgcatctcactgagcaccaacaagttcacaccaaggacaggccattcagctgctcccagtgtgggaagagattcactcagtcctcccactgcaccgttcaccaacagattcattttcagaagagacattttaaatgctttaaatgtgagaagaccttcaaaagaaggattagtctgctgagacaccagggcactcacactggggagagaccatacgTTTGCCCTGTTTGTGGGAAAGCATTTACTTGTTTGCAGCATCTGCTAAGTCaccggcctattcacaccggggagaaggcattcagctgctccgtgtgtgggaaggctttcacggagtcatccagcctccggagacaccgccgcattcacacaggggagaagccgttctcctgctccatttgtggcaaaagatttgctcagttttcctcctgcaatcaacaccaacacattcactctgataagagaccttttcaatgctcagaatgcaataagacctttaaaagaagtgatgatctgctgaaacacaaacgcattcacaccggggagaggccgttcctgtgctctgtgtgtggaaagggattcgctcagtcatctggcctgctgagacaccaacgcattcacaccggggagaagccgttcacctgctctgtgtgtgggaagggattcactgattcatcctatatgctgaaacaccagcgggctcacactgcgacagaaccgttcacctgctccctgtgtgggaagggattcactgatccatcccgcctgcagagacaccagcgagttcacactggggcaaaacctttcaactgctccatgtgtgggaagggatttaatcagtattacagcctgctgaaacatagacgacttcatgtgtga
- the LOC144483965 gene encoding uncharacterized protein LOC144483965 — MEKPWKCGDCGKGFSFPSQLEIHRRSHSGERPFTCSVCGKGYTQIIDLQRHQRVHTGERPFTCSVCGKGFTRLSSLQRHHRFHTGERPFICSVCGKGFTQLIDLQSHQRVHTGERPFTCCVCGKGFSVASGLRRHQLVHTGERSFTCSVCGKGFSQLPYLLRHNVTHTQERPFKCSDCGRDFKSSQLMMSHQRIHTEERPFSCSHCTKRFRSSSALRTHQRVHTGERPFPCTVCGKGFTHSSRLQKHQRVHKSESYRTEEAFQPIESALTKLY; from the coding sequence atggagaaaccgtggaaatgtggggactgtgggaaaggattcagtttcccatctcagctggaaattcatcgacgcagtcactctggggagagaccattcacctgctctgtgtgtgggaagggatacactcagaTAATTGATttacagagacaccagcgagttcacactggggagaggccatttacttgctctgtgtgtgggaaaggattcactcggttatccagtctgcagagacaccatcgatttcacactggggagagacctttcatctgttctgtgtgtgggaagggattcactcagttaattgATTTGCAgagccatcagcgagttcacactggggagaggccattcacttgctgtgtgtgtgggaaaggattcagtgtggCATcaggcctgcggagacaccagttagttcacactggggagaggtcattcacttgctctgtgtgtgggaaaggcttCAGTCAGTTGCCCTACTTGCTGAGGCACAATGTCACTCACACCcaagagagaccctttaaatgctctgactgtgggagggatttcaaaagctctcagctaatgatgtcccaccagcgcattcacactgaggagagacctttcagctgctctcactgcacaaagagattcagATCGTCATctgccctgcggacacaccagcgagttcacactggggagaggccattcccctgcaccgtgtgtgggaagggattcacacatTCATCCcgactgcagaaacaccagcgagttcacaagtcagAGTCATACcgtacagaagaggcctttcagcccatcgagtctgcactgacaaaactatacTAA